The proteins below are encoded in one region of Neofelis nebulosa isolate mNeoNeb1 chromosome 17, mNeoNeb1.pri, whole genome shotgun sequence:
- the ZNF285 gene encoding zinc finger protein 285 gives MTERQNSQGQYERIHVERKLYGCPQGDDHISQTSRGHGDSQECKEDPCRYTDCGKHLAVKPTVHNVVPVVPQPVECNHYEENSLVDGTSVEKDFSQSSDLTVHYKTHSEDKAYEYQKWAEGCKQSADPPRYQKGPSGDKPYKCPECGKVFRRNSSLLNHHRVHTGEMPYRCDVCGKGFGFRSLLCIHQGVHTGEKPYKCEECGKGFDQSSNLLVHQRVHTGEKPYKCSECGKCFSSSSVLQVHRRLHTGGKPYRCGECGKGFSQSTHLHIHQRVHTGEKPYTCSVCRKAFAYSLVLHTHQRVHTGEKPYTCDVCGKGFSYSSYFHLHQRDHTREKPYRCDECGKGFSRNSDLQVHLRVHTGERPYKCKECGKGFSRNSYLLAHQRLHTDEIHCVYREDGQGFRYSLDLLTHQRLHKRTETFST, from the exons ATGACTGAGCGCCAGAATTCTCAAGGACAATATGAGAGAATTCACGTGGAACGGAAACTGTATGGATGCCCTCAGGGTGATGACCACATCAGTCAGACATCACGGGGTCATGGTGATTCCCAGGAATGTAAAGAAGATCCCTGTAGATACACTGACTGTGGGAAGCACTTGGCAGTGAAGCCAACAGTCCATAATGTAGTCCCTGTGGTACCCCAACCTGTCGAATGTAATCACTATGAG GAGAACAGTCTTGTAGATGGGACCAGTGTGGAAAAGGACTTCAGTCAGAGCTCAGATCTTACTGTTCATTATAAAACTCATTCAGAGGACAAAGCTTATGAATATCAAAAGTGGGCTGAGGGCTGCAAGCAGAGTGCAGACCCTCCCAGATACCAGAAGGGCCCCTCGGGAGACAAACCCTATAAATGTCCCGAATGCGGCAAGGTGTTCAGGCGCAACTCCTCTCTTCTCAACCATCACCGAGTCCACACGGGGGAGATGCCCTACAGATGTGATGTGTGTGGGAAGGGGTTCGGATTTAGGTCCCTTCTTTGTATTCATCAGGGAGTGCACACAGGGGAAAAGCCCTACAAATGTGAGGAGTGTGGGAAGGGCTTTGATCAGAGCTCCAATCTTCTTGTCCACCAGAGGGTCCACACTGGCGAGAAGCCCTACAAATGCAGTGAGTGTGGCAAATGCTTCAGTTCAAGCTCTGTTCTTCAAGTCCACCGGAGGCTGCACACGGGGGGGAAGCCTTACCGGTGTGGCGAGTGTGGAAAGGGCTTCAGCCAAAGCACACACCTTCACATTCACCAGAGAGTccacacaggggagaagccctACACATGCAGCGTGTGCAGAAAGGCTTTTGCCTACAGTTTAGTTCTTCACACTCATCAGAGAGTTCACACAGGAGAAAAGCCTTATACATGTGACGTGTGCGGTAAGGGCTTCAGTTACAGCTCATATTTTCACTTACATCAAAGAGATCATACCAGAGAGAAACCGTATAGATGTGATGAGTGTGGTAAGGGCTTCAGTCGGAATTCAGATCTTCAAGTGCATCTCAGAGTCCACACAGGAGAGAGGCCCTATAAGTGTAAGGAATGTGGTAAGGGCTTCAGTCGTAACTCATACCTTCTTGCTCACCAGAGACTGCATACGGATGAGATACACTGTGTGTATCGTGAGGATGGCCAGGGCTTTCGTTACAGCTTGGACCTTCTTACTCATCAAAGACTGCACAAGAGGACGGAAACATTCTCAACGTAG